A window of Maniola jurtina chromosome W, ilManJurt1.1, whole genome shotgun sequence contains these coding sequences:
- the LOC123879776 gene encoding uncharacterized protein LOC123879776 — MFNINIHSYTITISSRYTEKRINLTTFCFKCWRDQKRKARDEGAALNKAKNATGNCVEMPSISDNAVHVLHAISQEMAVGCGPEESPIGFTQETTTPLPALSQLHAEHAQEPEPCPSTSGMGVVVSGPQTGQPPRRRARKSLPHDKFLEAQLENNNLLRVR, encoded by the exons ATGTTTAACATAAATATTCATTCATATACTATAACAATTTCCTCAAGATATACAGAGAAGCGCATTAATTTAACAACTTTTTGTTTCAAGTGCTGGCGAGACCAGAAGCGTAAGGCCCGAGATGAGGGTGCGGCCTTAAACAAGGCCAAAAATGCCACCGGCAATTGTGTGGAGATGCCGTCAATCTCCGACAACGCAGTGCATGTTTTGCATGCAATTAGCCAGGAGATGGCAGTGGGTTGTGGTCCTGAGGAGTCACCAATTGGT TTCACTCAGGAAACCACAACCCCACTGCCAGCTCTTAGCCAATTGCATGCAGAACATGCACAAGAACCGGAACCATGCCCCAGCACCTCGGGCATGGGTGTGGTGGTTTCAGGACCACAAACTGGTCAGCCCCCACGGAGACGAGCTCGCAAATCGCTGCCTCACGATAAGTTCTTGGAGGCGCAATTAGAGAACAACAACTTATTAAGAGTAAGATAA
- the LOC123879774 gene encoding putative nuclease HARBI1, with protein sequence MAVNFYNYLISLYEEREARKIQRRRIRDVCDPFDLGDREFQLLWRISKPMALYIVEKLSEDLNPQTSDGLPVHLKVLCSIQFLANGGYQRQIGQEHTMCQAQTTVSSFLGQFLTSIYRRLLAEWVHFPGSEPSRRSVASEFEAKFNVPGIVGLLDCTHVKIFPPSGPQGAHYKNRRKDAHTINVQLICDANCRILNVNARYPGRVHDAFIWHHSSVREEMKRLHDRRIGNYFLLGDSGYPFEPWLMTPILHAEPNSPHQRYTDWHCQVRNAVERTNGYLKGSLRCLGIDRVLHYSPEKASEIIYACCIIYNLMKHFGVPLEEDSGNAEQYGDNEPSGVEEPRHLLRFSQAKREQLIANYFN encoded by the exons ATGGccgttaatttttataattatttaatttcattatatGAAGAGCGAGAGGCGCGCAAAATCCAGCGCAGACGAATTAGGGATGTGTGTGATCCATTTGATTTAGGCGATAGAGAGTTTCAATTGCTTTGGCGGATCTCCAAACCGATGGCACTCTATATCGTTGAAAAACTTTCAGAGGATTTGAACCCTCAAACCAGTGACGGCCTGCCTGTTCATCTCAAA GTATTGTGCTCCATCCAATTTCTTGCCAATGGAGGCTACCAGAGGCAAATTGGGCAAGAACACACAATGTGCCAGGCCCAAACAACAGTAAGCAGTTTTCTTGGTCAGTTTCTGACCTCTATTTATAGAAG ACTTTTGGCTGAGTGGGTTCATTTTCCTGGCTCCGAACCAAGCCGGAGGAGTGTGGCTTCAGAGTTTGAAGCAAAATTCAACGTGCCAGGAATAGTGGGGCTCCTGGATTGTACCCACGTTAAAATATTTCCTCCGTCTGGCCCACAAGGTGCCCATTATAAAAATAGAAGGAAGGATGCACACACCATTAATGTACAACtg atcTGTGATGCTAACTGCAGAATACTCAATGTCAATGCGCGCTATCCTGGCAGGGTGCATGATGCCTTTATATGGCATCATTCATCTGTACGAGAGGAGATGAAAAGGCTGCATGACAGAAGAATCGGAAATTATTTCCTCTTGG GTGATTCAGGGTATCCATTTGAACCTTGGCTAATGACCCCAATTCTGCATGCAGAACCTAACTCTCCTCATCAGAGGTACACAGATTGGCACTGCCAGGTACGGAATGCAGTGGAGAGGACAAACGGGTATCTCAAGGGTAGCCTAAGATGCCTGGGGATAGACAGAGTTCTGCACTATTCCCCAGAAAAAGCATCTGAAATTATATATGCTTGCTGCATCATTTATAATTTGATGAAGCATTTTGG TGTACCATTGGAGGAAGATTCAGGAAATGCTGAGCAGTACGGAGACAATGAGCCTAGTGGTGTGGAAGAACCTAGGCATCTTCTAAGATTCTCCCAAGCCAAACGGGAACAACTCATCGCCAATTATTTTAACTAG